In one window of Paraflavitalea soli DNA:
- a CDS encoding glycosyltransferase family 4 protein — MKILMTGPNNDPAQSLGGIVTVINMILNNVSHETDFFDRDLGSKNKTATWFQKVKKFRRTLNSQHYDLIHFHFSFDKKSVIREFAYLYLAKKKNIPFIIHFHGGVLAYQKSNSFLVKWMVKAATQLIVLNEDEKESIQRLYQVPPQKVLILRNCIDLNEIPAFTNDTPSYNRIIYFGRLHLPKGLKEIVEALKIIKAQQLNFKLEVYGSGPDETWFLDALKSSLGDSFEYKGVVWGSQKWHSLNNSDIFLLPSHGEGMPMALLEAMALGKTVVVSDVDAFKKVVIDNENGFLAQQRSSDDLARSLAAVLSNPAKQSEVGKKARATIEKDYSSDYYIKSLNTVYNSLLNNAIR; from the coding sequence ATGAAAATCCTCATGACCGGCCCCAACAATGACCCCGCACAATCGCTGGGAGGCATTGTTACTGTGATAAACATGATACTGAATAACGTGTCTCATGAAACCGACTTTTTCGACCGCGACCTGGGCAGTAAGAATAAGACAGCTACCTGGTTTCAGAAAGTAAAGAAGTTTCGCCGCACCTTAAACAGCCAGCACTACGACCTTATACATTTTCACTTTTCATTCGATAAGAAGTCTGTGATCCGTGAGTTCGCCTACCTCTACCTGGCTAAAAAGAAAAACATTCCCTTTATCATTCACTTTCATGGCGGCGTACTGGCTTACCAGAAAAGCAATTCCTTCCTGGTAAAATGGATGGTAAAAGCAGCTACCCAATTGATCGTATTGAACGAAGATGAAAAAGAATCCATACAACGCCTCTACCAGGTGCCGCCACAAAAAGTGTTGATACTCCGCAACTGTATTGACCTGAACGAAATTCCTGCTTTTACCAACGATACTCCCTCCTACAACCGGATCATCTATTTCGGTCGCCTGCACCTGCCCAAGGGCCTGAAAGAAATTGTAGAAGCATTGAAGATCATCAAGGCTCAGCAACTCAACTTCAAACTGGAAGTCTACGGATCAGGCCCCGATGAAACCTGGTTCCTGGATGCCCTGAAAAGCAGCCTCGGAGATTCCTTTGAATACAAAGGCGTAGTATGGGGATCACAGAAATGGCATTCCCTCAACAACTCCGACATCTTCCTGCTGCCGTCACATGGAGAAGGTATGCCCATGGCATTATTGGAGGCCATGGCCCTTGGCAAAACTGTTGTAGTATCCGATGTGGATGCCTTCAAAAAAGTGGTGATCGATAATGAGAACGGCTTCCTGGCCCAACAAAGATCTTCAGACGACCTCGCCCGCTCCCTGGCAGCCGTATTGTCAAATCCGGCAAAGCAGTCTGAAGTAGGCAAAAAAGCCAGGGCAACTATTGAAAAGGACTACTCTTCAGATTATTATATCAAATCTTTGAACACCGTATACAATAGTCTGCTGAATAATGCGATAAGATAA
- a CDS encoding WecB/TagA/CpsF family glycosyltransferase, with the protein MNNRRFDFLGVKISVINPEIAAQKIKEYPFTGPAYICFPDASVVKEAYTDPLLKQILNTAYLTMPDGKPSQIVARLKGHKTVSTVSGFHLCHALLQTDLTHYFYGGNDATIDSMKKKLQQQFPQAKILGYKAPPFVSAAEIANSELVKADIENIRALQPNLVWIGISSPKQDYLMHHFHRQLPQSLMLGVGGVFLYFADETLRSPEWVKKMGLRWAYRLLKEPKRLWPKYYATIKFLLQNRSFFLKLLFRKKQPALS; encoded by the coding sequence ATGAACAACAGGAGGTTTGATTTTTTAGGAGTAAAAATATCCGTTATTAATCCGGAGATAGCAGCGCAGAAGATAAAGGAGTATCCTTTTACAGGACCTGCTTATATATGCTTTCCAGATGCTTCCGTAGTAAAGGAAGCCTATACCGATCCCCTGCTGAAGCAGATACTCAATACCGCCTACCTTACCATGCCCGATGGCAAGCCCTCTCAAATAGTGGCCAGGCTGAAAGGGCATAAAACCGTGAGTACCGTTTCCGGCTTTCACCTTTGTCATGCCTTGTTGCAAACAGACCTTACCCATTACTTTTATGGAGGCAACGATGCCACCATAGACAGCATGAAGAAAAAGCTGCAGCAGCAATTTCCCCAGGCTAAGATCCTGGGATATAAAGCACCTCCCTTTGTAAGCGCCGCTGAAATAGCCAACAGTGAGCTGGTAAAAGCCGATATAGAAAACATCCGGGCATTGCAGCCCAACCTGGTATGGATAGGCATCAGCAGCCCCAAACAGGATTACCTGATGCATCATTTTCACCGGCAGCTTCCTCAATCACTGATGTTGGGAGTAGGTGGTGTATTCCTTTACTTCGCCGATGAAACTTTAAGAAGCCCCGAATGGGTTAAAAAGATGGGTTTGCGATGGGCCTACCGCTTACTCAAAGAACCAAAGCGTTTGTGGCCTAAATATTATGCGACCATTAAGTTCCTGTTGCAAAACAGATCTTTCTTCCTTAAACTACTCTTCAGGAAAAAACAGCCTGCGCTTAGCTGA
- a CDS encoding acyltransferase produces the protein MKFRNLAHTIYTLRTRWKEQLGKRNRLHAAWWGVKLGSQSSFIGRCYFKRYPGTSIRIGSHCSFLSSANANLIGINKPCIISTHHSRHTATIEIGDYCGFSGTVIGAFKYIKLGKNVRCGANTLISDADWHLDDPRSGPPADVIIEDNVWLGVNCVVLKGVTIGANTVIGANSVVTKSIPANVIAAGNPCRVIRPLTINDAAPYKAVNQSHYS, from the coding sequence ATGAAATTCAGGAACCTGGCACATACAATCTATACCCTTCGTACCAGATGGAAGGAACAGTTGGGAAAACGCAACCGGTTGCATGCAGCCTGGTGGGGTGTGAAACTGGGCAGCCAGTCCAGCTTTATCGGCAGGTGCTATTTCAAAAGATATCCAGGCACCAGCATCCGGATAGGCAGCCACTGTTCCTTTCTATCCAGCGCCAATGCCAACCTGATCGGCATTAACAAACCCTGTATTATTTCAACCCATCATTCCCGGCATACTGCCACCATAGAAATTGGAGACTATTGCGGATTCAGCGGCACCGTTATTGGCGCGTTTAAGTATATCAAACTCGGCAAGAACGTACGTTGTGGCGCCAATACCCTGATCAGTGATGCCGATTGGCACCTTGATGATCCCAGGAGCGGCCCGCCTGCCGATGTGATCATAGAAGACAATGTATGGCTGGGAGTTAACTGTGTGGTCCTGAAAGGCGTTACCATTGGCGCCAATACCGTTATCGGCGCCAATAGCGTGGTCACTAAAAGTATTCCTGCCAACGTTATTGCAGCAGGCAACCCCTGCCGCGTGATCCGCCCACTGACCATTAATGATGCAGCGCCTTACAAGGCAGTGAACCAAAGCCATTACTCATGA
- a CDS encoding acyltransferase: MGIFKKLYLLIFLPLNLLKLRLFRVKHGKVTIFGPLLIINRGHMVLGDRARINSGKYKNPIGGDTRSSIMVKNNASLVIGTNLRMSNSAIYCAQAITFGNNVMIGGSCKIWDSDFHPIDPDVRLATPNEGYKTAPIHIADNVFIGGASIILKGTTIGENSVIGAGSVVSGTIPPNEIWGGNPARFIKKLK, from the coding sequence ATGGGCATCTTTAAAAAATTATACCTGCTGATCTTTCTTCCGCTCAACCTGCTTAAGCTACGGCTTTTCCGGGTAAAGCACGGAAAAGTGACCATATTTGGTCCTTTGCTGATCATCAACCGTGGCCACATGGTGCTTGGTGACCGGGCAAGGATCAATTCCGGTAAATACAAAAACCCAATCGGAGGAGATACCAGGAGCTCCATCATGGTGAAGAACAACGCCTCCCTGGTAATAGGAACCAATCTCCGCATGAGTAACTCTGCCATTTATTGTGCCCAGGCCATCACCTTCGGCAACAATGTAATGATCGGGGGAAGCTGCAAAATATGGGATTCTGATTTTCATCCCATCGATCCCGATGTAAGGCTGGCCACCCCCAATGAAGGTTACAAAACCGCGCCCATTCATATTGCCGACAATGTATTTATTGGAGGCGCGTCAATTATTCTGAAAGGAACAACTATTGGAGAAAACTCAGTTATAGGAGCAGGTAGTGTAGTATCTGGTACAATTCCCCCCAATGAGATATGGGGCGGCAACCCGGCTCGTTTCATTAAAAAGCTTAAATAG
- a CDS encoding glycosyltransferase family 2 protein produces the protein MVQHPEAPVLLVTFNRPDYTRQVFEQIRKARIARLYVFNDGPRAGNTEDATARTAIRALLQEIDWPCELQVLFPEKNLGCAVGVSSAISWIFQHEERAIILEDDTVPSPAFFTYCREMLERYKNDTRVWMVSGNNYNEEYELPASYTFSRSAIHIWGWATWKRCWNHYDISLDAWQPFSEAGGFSNLFGSKIEIDFWTQRYQRLYAERDIVTRKTWDYQYVLSLQVNGGLCIVPGKNLVTNIGHTGTHTGGVHSFHNRPVDDAFLTSRHPDFILANAGYDSHHVRSFWKRKKPVTTRINNKLKKILSR, from the coding sequence ATGGTGCAGCATCCCGAAGCGCCGGTTTTATTAGTAACATTCAACCGGCCAGATTATACGAGACAGGTTTTTGAGCAGATCCGGAAGGCACGGATTGCCAGGCTGTATGTATTTAACGACGGGCCCCGCGCAGGCAATACGGAAGATGCAACAGCCAGGACCGCTATTCGCGCCCTGCTGCAGGAGATTGACTGGCCATGCGAACTCCAGGTACTTTTCCCTGAAAAGAACCTCGGCTGTGCCGTAGGCGTATCCTCAGCTATTTCATGGATATTCCAGCACGAAGAGCGCGCCATCATATTGGAAGATGATACCGTTCCTTCACCAGCCTTCTTTACCTATTGTCGCGAGATGCTGGAGCGTTATAAGAACGATACCCGTGTATGGATGGTTAGTGGTAATAACTACAATGAAGAATATGAACTTCCTGCCAGCTATACTTTTTCACGCAGCGCCATCCATATATGGGGATGGGCTACCTGGAAACGTTGCTGGAACCATTATGACATTTCACTCGATGCCTGGCAGCCCTTTTCAGAGGCCGGCGGCTTTAGTAACCTCTTTGGCTCAAAAATAGAAATAGACTTCTGGACACAACGGTACCAACGCCTCTATGCAGAGCGGGACATAGTGACCAGGAAAACTTGGGACTATCAATATGTATTGTCCTTGCAGGTCAATGGTGGCTTGTGCATCGTGCCAGGCAAAAACCTGGTCACCAATATTGGCCACACAGGCACCCATACCGGAGGTGTACACTCCTTTCACAATAGACCCGTAGATGACGCCTTCCTTACCAGCCGGCACCCTGATTTCATATTGGCCAACGCAGGTTACGACAGCCACCATGTACGATCATTCTGGAAAAGGAAAAAGCCTGTCACCACCAGGATCAACAATAAACTAAAGAAAATATTAAGCAGGTAA
- a CDS encoding undecaprenyl-phosphate glucose phosphotransferase produces the protein MIRSDRRLTLLYGIGDFVTLIASFAGVVLFHKDQSLSNQDYLYMVTLVFAWILLTSKNKVYLLHLHNGLKYRLKNHLKTHFELIAVLSMLYLLLGIPADYTKSQFMLFLLGYPVINMITNYLLFTIVRHLRLNGRNVRKALVVGAGRVGMHIETYFHQNPDFGYRIIGFLDDNPEDSDLQYQIIGRITDIDKVLKERKVDEVIIALPTHLDEKIQYVVDKVDYFGIRVRLVPDYFRLLGRNYKTTSFGDMPIINIREISLDQFRFASLKRICDVIFSVTALLMLAPLFLILAILIKWESAGPVFYCPIRLGQGGRQFKLYKFRSMYQNDAAVAGKASTTKDDPRVTRIGKFIRKYSLDELPQFINVLLGDMSVVGPRPHRIFLNEMMQREVDNYMIRHYLKPGITGWAQVNGWRGPTDTEEQRNNRTAHDLWYVENWTPLLDIKIIFLTVFSEKTHKTAF, from the coding sequence ATGATCCGTTCAGATCGTCGGCTAACCCTTTTGTATGGCATCGGTGACTTTGTCACTTTGATCGCCTCCTTTGCGGGTGTAGTCCTGTTCCATAAAGACCAAAGTCTGAGCAATCAGGATTACCTGTATATGGTAACCTTGGTCTTCGCCTGGATCCTCCTCACATCCAAAAACAAAGTCTATTTACTGCATTTGCACAATGGACTTAAGTACAGGCTCAAAAATCACCTGAAGACACATTTTGAGTTGATAGCAGTGCTATCCATGTTATACCTGCTGCTGGGCATCCCTGCTGATTATACCAAATCGCAGTTCATGCTTTTCCTGCTGGGATACCCTGTCATCAATATGATCACCAACTACCTCCTGTTTACCATTGTAAGACATCTCCGCCTCAATGGCCGGAACGTTCGCAAAGCTTTGGTAGTGGGTGCAGGACGTGTGGGTATGCACATCGAAACTTATTTCCATCAAAACCCCGATTTTGGATACCGCATCATTGGTTTCCTGGATGACAATCCCGAAGATTCAGATTTGCAATACCAGATTATCGGACGCATAACCGATATAGACAAAGTGCTTAAAGAAAGAAAAGTGGATGAAGTGATCATTGCACTGCCCACTCACCTCGATGAAAAAATACAATACGTAGTTGATAAGGTAGATTATTTTGGTATTCGGGTAAGGTTGGTACCTGATTACTTTCGCCTGCTGGGCAGGAACTATAAGACGACCAGCTTTGGTGATATGCCCATCATCAACATCCGTGAAATATCGCTCGACCAGTTTCGCTTTGCTTCCCTGAAACGCATTTGCGATGTTATCTTTTCAGTTACAGCTTTACTGATGCTGGCGCCCTTATTTCTCATATTGGCTATTCTGATCAAATGGGAATCTGCAGGCCCCGTATTTTATTGCCCCATTCGCCTGGGACAAGGTGGCCGTCAGTTCAAGCTCTATAAGTTCAGGAGCATGTACCAGAACGATGCCGCGGTAGCCGGCAAGGCATCCACCACCAAAGACGATCCCCGTGTAACACGCATCGGAAAGTTTATCCGTAAATATAGTCTTGACGAATTGCCCCAGTTCATCAACGTATTGCTGGGCGATATGAGCGTGGTAGGCCCCCGCCCCCACCGTATCTTCCTCAATGAGATGATGCAGCGGGAAGTGGACAACTACATGATCCGTCATTACCTCAAACCGGGCATCACCGGTTGGGCACAGGTGAATGGATGGAGAGGACCCACCGATACAGAAGAACAACGCAATAACCGTACAGCCCACGACCTTTGGTATGTGGAGAACTGGACGCCCTTGCTCGACATTAAGATCATTTTCCTTACTGTATTCAGTGAGAAAACACATAAGACAGCTTTTTAA
- a CDS encoding glycosyltransferase family 4 protein, producing MKVLWFTNTPCSAAEKLQLKSHGGGWLKALELALGGYPDIDLHICFYSAQPHEPFKYGSTTFFPVQRKNRGSKFQRLIQRMVQKNYDQQELQQLLAVTKAVQPDIIHIHGTEDNFGLLQQQIQVPAVLSIQGILNPLSEKFFAGIPASDAGRKESLKAKLSFRSAGRLHKNLRKNAVREQQILKLTRNVIGRTGWDKRVSRIMAPGSQYYINNEALRPAFYEARWSKKAFGQPLKIVTISSDAIYKGFETIVKAARLLAAYPALQFEWVIAGLSANSDIVQTTLKWLKENTGSLNIKLIGGVGETELVQLLQDADIYCQVSHIENSPNSLCEAMLIGMPVIASYAGGTASLLDNEKEGLLVQNGDAHALAGAIVQINDNFPLAAAMGEKARARARERHNKQAITNDLIQIYKTVINHRPVHES from the coding sequence ATGAAAGTACTTTGGTTCACAAATACTCCTTGCTCTGCTGCGGAAAAACTGCAGCTCAAAAGCCATGGCGGAGGCTGGTTAAAAGCCCTTGAACTGGCACTGGGCGGTTATCCAGATATAGACCTGCACATCTGTTTTTATAGCGCACAACCTCATGAGCCATTCAAATATGGCAGCACTACTTTTTTTCCTGTCCAGCGGAAGAACAGGGGCTCTAAGTTCCAAAGGTTAATTCAACGCATGGTACAAAAGAACTACGACCAGCAGGAACTGCAACAATTATTGGCCGTAACGAAAGCCGTACAACCCGACATCATTCATATCCATGGCACCGAAGACAACTTCGGCTTGCTCCAGCAACAAATCCAGGTGCCCGCTGTACTCTCCATACAAGGTATCCTGAACCCCCTGAGTGAAAAATTCTTTGCCGGTATTCCCGCCAGCGATGCAGGGCGTAAAGAAAGCTTGAAAGCCAAGCTCAGTTTCAGGTCAGCAGGGCGTTTACACAAAAACCTGCGAAAGAATGCTGTCCGTGAACAACAGATCTTGAAACTAACGCGTAATGTAATTGGTCGCACCGGTTGGGACAAAAGAGTATCCCGCATCATGGCGCCCGGTAGTCAGTATTATATTAATAACGAAGCCCTGCGTCCTGCATTTTATGAGGCCCGTTGGAGCAAAAAAGCATTTGGTCAGCCTTTGAAGATCGTGACCATCTCCAGCGATGCCATTTACAAGGGTTTTGAGACCATTGTAAAAGCAGCCCGTTTACTGGCCGCCTACCCTGCCCTGCAATTTGAATGGGTCATCGCAGGCCTGAGCGCGAACAGTGATATTGTGCAAACCACCCTCAAATGGTTGAAGGAAAACACCGGCTCACTCAATATTAAACTGATCGGAGGCGTTGGTGAAACAGAACTCGTACAACTTCTGCAGGATGCCGATATCTACTGCCAGGTAAGCCATATTGAAAACAGTCCCAACAGCCTGTGCGAAGCCATGCTCATCGGGATGCCTGTGATAGCCAGCTATGCAGGAGGAACAGCCTCCCTGCTCGACAACGAAAAGGAAGGTCTGCTGGTACAGAATGGTGATGCCCATGCCCTGGCAGGCGCCATCGTTCAAATCAACGACAATTTTCCTCTGGCTGCTGCCATGGGAGAAAAAGCAAGGGCCCGGGCCCGGGAGCGACATAATAAACAAGCCATCACAAACGATTTAATACAGATCTATAAAACAGTGATCAATCATCGTCCCGTTCATGAATCCTAA
- a CDS encoding dihydroorotase, with protein MVLLIQQAYITDPSSPFHETRQDILIEAGVIKDIQPRIEAKADQVIAGQGLNVSPGWVDLFAQFADPGYEYKETLETGAAAAAAGGYTDVFVIPNTKPVIDNKSQAEYIRQRSKGLPVNVYPIGAVSKGTEGKDLAEMYDMRASGAIAFSDGLHPIQSAGLMMKALQYVKAFDGVIIQIPDDKSVGSNGLMHEGIVSTQLGLPGKPMMAEELLVARDIKLARYTDSKLHITGVTSPRSLEYIRRAKEAGLAVTCSVTPYHLFFTDNDLQQYDTNLKVYPPLRTAQEVSALKKAILDGTIDCIASHHMPHEYDSKVLEFEYAKNGMMGLETTYAVIRTAMPEVPENKWVELLSTNPRTIFGLESASIQKGAKASITLYEPATTMVVDEKRFRSRSKNSAFIGKTLTGAVKGIVNGSSVYLT; from the coding sequence ATGGTGTTGCTTATTCAACAGGCTTACATTACAGATCCATCCTCTCCTTTTCACGAAACCAGGCAGGATATACTTATTGAGGCAGGCGTTATTAAAGACATTCAACCTCGTATTGAGGCAAAAGCCGATCAGGTAATTGCCGGGCAGGGATTGAACGTTTCGCCGGGTTGGGTAGATCTCTTTGCCCAATTTGCCGATCCTGGTTACGAATACAAAGAAACGCTGGAAACCGGCGCCGCCGCCGCAGCAGCAGGCGGCTATACCGACGTATTCGTTATCCCAAATACCAAACCAGTCATAGACAACAAATCGCAAGCTGAATACATCAGGCAGCGATCAAAGGGTTTACCCGTCAACGTGTACCCTATTGGCGCCGTGTCAAAAGGGACTGAAGGCAAGGACCTTGCCGAGATGTATGATATGCGTGCCAGCGGCGCCATCGCATTCAGCGATGGTCTCCACCCTATTCAAAGTGCCGGGTTGATGATGAAAGCCCTCCAGTATGTAAAAGCATTCGACGGGGTGATCATCCAGATACCAGACGATAAAAGTGTAGGCTCCAACGGGCTCATGCACGAAGGCATTGTCTCCACCCAATTGGGATTGCCCGGCAAACCCATGATGGCAGAAGAGTTGTTGGTAGCCAGGGACATCAAACTGGCGCGTTATACTGACTCCAAACTTCATATTACCGGCGTTACCTCTCCCCGCTCCCTGGAATACATCAGAAGAGCCAAAGAAGCAGGACTGGCAGTTACCTGTTCGGTAACACCCTATCACCTGTTCTTTACAGATAACGACCTGCAGCAATACGATACCAATCTGAAAGTGTATCCCCCCCTGCGCACAGCCCAGGAAGTAAGTGCACTGAAGAAAGCCATCCTGGATGGCACCATCGATTGTATTGCTTCGCACCACATGCCCCATGAATACGATAGCAAAGTACTGGAGTTTGAATACGCCAAAAATGGAATGATGGGCCTGGAAACTACTTATGCAGTAATAAGAACCGCCATGCCTGAGGTACCCGAAAACAAATGGGTGGAACTGCTGAGCACCAATCCCCGTACCATCTTTGGATTGGAAAGCGCCTCCATACAGAAGGGCGCCAAAGCCAGCATTACCCTGTATGAACCGGCCACTACCATGGTCGTTGATGAGAAACGCTTCCGGTCCAGGTCAAAGAACTCTGCCTTTATTGGCAAAACCCTGACCGGCGCGGTAAAAGGTATTGTTAACGGCTCAAGCGTATATTTAACCTAA
- a CDS encoding lipopolysaccharide biosynthesis protein: MATDMDMEAIMQNHNNTGMQISRLYINHKHSIRNLSLYFTANIIQVVIGLLLNPLLSSHLSAENFAVIGYYDSFSLFILPFLSFSLSSYYAKNYFTWDEPKREEALNTLVLFQGIVGLFTTALLLGGLKIYFNLQHITFDFYPFALLAFGKVYLQCIFSFYFMHLRLQKRAKAFFNINVLYNLLNVVFVLLLVVAMRGEAIGRMEGLFIVNLIFGVYAFRKQVKKASLNFAIAKDALRFCWPLMLSALLTYFFSGFDTLLLERVDDVHSLGLYSVAVKIASYFLLFSTSIDSTFEPDFYRHVANNNRKGLMKVILTTNVLKIAPVLIFLATAELVMGILTNYRYLDATSFARIMVFASITRSISFTLSMTIVACGYSKLSLVEKLTGSILVIIMYIALINNYGFAGAAWGQVLAYAIMSVISIGFLAWLYMNKKIFQPGNKTS; this comes from the coding sequence ATGGCTACGGATATGGATATGGAAGCTATCATGCAGAATCATAATAACACAGGCATGCAGATCAGCAGGCTATATATAAATCACAAACATTCCATCAGGAATCTTTCCCTCTACTTCACCGCCAATATTATACAGGTGGTGATAGGGTTATTGCTCAATCCACTACTGTCATCCCACCTGTCGGCCGAAAACTTTGCCGTCATTGGATATTATGATTCATTCAGCCTGTTTATACTTCCCTTCCTCAGTTTTTCCCTGTCTTCCTATTATGCAAAGAACTATTTTACATGGGATGAACCTAAGCGGGAGGAAGCCCTCAACACCCTCGTACTCTTTCAGGGCATTGTAGGACTCTTCACCACTGCCCTCCTGTTGGGTGGCCTCAAGATCTATTTCAACCTGCAGCATATTACCTTTGACTTTTACCCCTTTGCTTTGCTGGCCTTTGGAAAGGTATACCTGCAGTGCATTTTCTCTTTCTACTTCATGCACCTGCGTCTGCAAAAGAGAGCAAAAGCATTTTTTAACATCAACGTATTGTACAACCTGCTCAATGTAGTATTTGTATTGTTGCTCGTAGTAGCCATGCGCGGAGAAGCCATTGGACGCATGGAAGGCTTATTCATCGTAAACCTGATCTTTGGCGTCTATGCATTTAGAAAACAGGTAAAGAAGGCTTCCCTCAATTTCGCCATCGCCAAAGATGCCCTGCGCTTTTGTTGGCCTCTGATGTTATCAGCCCTGCTCACTTATTTCTTTTCAGGCTTTGATACCCTGCTGCTGGAGCGGGTGGATGATGTACACAGCCTTGGCCTGTACAGCGTGGCCGTAAAAATAGCCTCCTACTTCCTCTTGTTCTCCACCTCTATCGACTCTACCTTTGAGCCCGATTTCTACCGCCACGTAGCCAACAACAACAGGAAGGGATTAATGAAAGTGATCCTTACCACCAATGTATTGAAGATAGCACCCGTATTAATATTCCTCGCTACCGCCGAACTGGTAATGGGTATCCTTACCAACTACCGCTACCTCGATGCTACCAGCTTTGCCCGTATCATGGTATTTGCCAGCATCACCCGGTCCATCAGCTTTACCTTGTCCATGACCATCGTAGCCTGCGGCTATTCAAAACTATCACTGGTGGAAAAGCTCACCGGTTCCATACTCGTCATCATAATGTATATAGCACTGATCAATAATTATGGATTTGCAGGCGCCGCCTGGGGACAGGTATTAGCCTACGCTATCATGTCTGTCATCAGCATCGGCTTTCTGGCCTGGTTATACATGAACAAAAAAATATTTCAACCTGGCAATAAAACATCTTAA
- a CDS encoding glycosyltransferase has protein sequence MKHNIVFLGATDNYPLKFTATNSKNELVARGLLPHAEKITFINSPLGINKTTPDGELSGHRHGYEYHVFRKSRGLSLLKNIRGVYRLMKEKRSPDGSNILIMEHSYIPLYLLYTLFAKRLRYKTAVFITEWHIYFENMPLHKKIDYAIFDYTFGYFTHAIMPISHLLEQKLGHFKKPMLKVPVLADFEMLKPIQYAPAATNQEYFMYCGTLGYFSVIQFIIKSYAIFVRRGYQQKLRLVLNGSEERMQQVKQLIAAEQLEANVIIEQRLPFNKLLEGYQQALALLIPLRPEKQDKARFSHKIGEYLSSGRPIVTSQVGEIEHYFEHKKNAFIAATYTEEAYADVLTLVAGNRELANKVGLEGRKLGETAFNYLNHGQHIADFINKI, from the coding sequence ATGAAGCACAATATTGTATTCCTCGGCGCAACGGATAACTATCCTTTAAAGTTCACCGCTACCAATTCCAAGAACGAGCTGGTAGCAAGAGGCCTGTTGCCCCATGCAGAGAAGATCACCTTTATCAATTCCCCGCTAGGCATTAATAAAACAACACCCGATGGAGAGCTTAGTGGTCACAGGCATGGCTATGAATACCATGTGTTCCGGAAAAGCAGGGGCCTGAGCCTGTTGAAAAATATCCGCGGTGTATACAGGCTGATGAAAGAGAAACGAAGCCCCGATGGCAGTAACATACTGATCATGGAGCACAGCTATATACCCCTATACCTGTTGTATACCCTGTTTGCCAAAAGACTCCGGTACAAGACCGCCGTCTTCATAACCGAATGGCATATCTATTTTGAGAACATGCCTTTGCATAAGAAGATCGACTATGCCATCTTTGATTATACGTTTGGCTATTTTACCCATGCCATCATGCCCATCAGCCATTTGCTGGAACAAAAGCTGGGCCATTTCAAAAAGCCTATGTTGAAAGTACCCGTATTGGCCGACTTTGAAATGCTAAAGCCTATACAGTACGCGCCTGCTGCAACAAACCAGGAGTACTTCATGTATTGCGGTACCCTGGGTTATTTCTCCGTTATACAATTCATCATTAAGAGCTATGCCATTTTTGTGCGCCGGGGTTATCAGCAAAAGCTGCGCCTGGTACTCAATGGCAGCGAAGAACGTATGCAACAGGTAAAACAACTGATAGCTGCAGAGCAACTCGAAGCAAATGTGATCATAGAGCAACGTCTTCCCTTCAACAAGTTATTGGAAGGATACCAACAGGCACTCGCACTCCTGATCCCCTTACGCCCTGAAAAACAGGACAAGGCCAGGTTCTCCCACAAAATAGGAGAATACCTGTCCAGTGGCAGACCCATTGTAACCAGCCAGGTGGGAGAAATTGAACATTATTTCGAGCATAAAAAGAATGCCTTCATTGCAGCCACCTATACCGAAGAAGCCTATGCTGATGTGCTCACCCTGGTAGCAGGCAACAGAGAGTTGGCCAACAAAGTAGGCCTGGAAGGCAGAAAGCTGGGAGAAACAGCATTCAACTATCTCAACCATGGACAGCATATAGCCGATTTTATCAATAAAATATAA